gttaattcccaaaatacgttactttttttgttaattcccaccataccgtccacgtcagcaagggagagagaaaactaattttttttttccggttcaacactaaaccgctatctgagatagcggtttgatttagaactaaaccgctatctcagaatgCGGTTTATACTACTTAGCCGcattctgagatagcggtttagttcAAAaccaaaccgctatctcagatagcggttcatAATGCCCCCTGCTCCAAACTTGCAGTTTCCAGTGTTCAGCCTGAAAATGGGCTGAGATCTTCTGCCAAATAGTCCAACTCCAACAACCTGTAAACAAATCCAAGATCTCCAACAACGTCTATAATCCAACTCCAACGTTTGTAATCCAACTCCAATAACCTCCACAAATCATACCAACCAACCAAACCATAACACTTATGCAACAAAATAGAAGAGTGCAAACAAAAAATTTCCAAAAGTTCAATCGTTCCAATAATGACACATGAGTTTCTAAAAGTTCTAAAAGTTCCAATACTagcaaaaagaacaaaagattaCACAAAATTTCTAATGTAGCTCAAATCTAAGTTCTACGTTGTTTCTTTGAATGCTCGGACGATGAAAATGAGGACTCATCCTCCTCGGCAATTGGCTCGGGACGTTGACTAGGAGAGCAACCCTTTTGTCGTCGGTAAGTGAGAAGCTGCAAAGGAGGAGATGAAATAACTTGTGATGCTGGCGGAGATGCAGGAGGAGTAAGAGGTGGAGGGCGtggagaaggtggtggtggagggcgtggagaaggtggtggtggagggtgtgGAGAAGTAAGTGCTAGAGGGCGTAGAGGAGGAGTAAGTGGTGGAGGGCGTGCACGTGGTGGTCGAAAACCACGCCCTCGAGAAACATGTGAGGTGGAGGTGTCGGGTGTACACTGAGACGAGGCTAAATCATATTGTTGGAGGATATGTTCTTGCCCCACTCTTGATAAGGTCTCAATGCAAGAGGAACTCAAATTGCGTAACGTATCAAGAGTGAGAGGAAGGGCCAAACTGGGAGGTAACTCTAACGCAGAATCCACAGCTCGAGTGCATCTTGAGGCAAGATCAGCCAATGCATGTGACTACAAAAAAGAATGTGAAACAATAATTAGAATTCAACATTAGTTATGAATATAAACATTATACATGAAAATGGAACAAGGATTAATTTACCAAAATAATATCAGAGGAAGACGGCTGATAATGAGTGGTGGGGGGTGATCGTGTAACAGGAGTAATGAGGAGTCTCGTGATGCTACAATACCAATCCATATACTCCTTCATCCTCTCACGATGACCGGCAAAAGGAGTGCCTTGAACAATCCGACTCTCACGATCACGCCACTCCTCCACATATTTGCGATGCATCTCTTCAAACTTCTTGTTTTTATGCCGTCGATCCACATTATGAAGATCAACACTCGTGTCACACGCAACGGGAACTGACTGTTCCAATCCAAACTGACGCATCACTCGATTTGGGTAGTGGTACTCAACAATGTCAAAGCAAATCAACGGTACAACTGAGCGCCATATATCTCTATCACATCTACAAATCTCGGGTAGTAAACCAAGTACCGTCTCTGAATATGGCTGCCAAGTCATCTACAATAAGTAAAAAGTGAGTATTTAGGCAATTTTAGGTGAAATTAAGCAATTTTAGGCTATTTTGGACAATTCTAGGTGAATTTAAGCCTTTAGGTGTGATTTTAAGCTATTATAGACTATGTTAGGTGAACTTAGGCGTGTTTAGGTGTATTTAGGCTATTTTTGGTGGATTTAGGCTAATTAAGGTGAATTGAAGCTATTTAAGGCGATTTTAGGCCATTTTAGGCGAACTTAAGCCTTTTTAGGCAATCTTTGGTGAATTTAAGCTATTATATGCCATTTTAGGTGAATTTAAGCTATTTTAGCCTATTTTAGGTGAATCCAAGCTATTCTAGACTATGTTAGGTGAATTTAAGCTAGTTTAGGCCTTTTTATGCTATGTTTGGTGGATTTAGGCTAATTAAGGTGAATTGAAGCTATTTTATGcgattttagcctttttagtcaATTTTTGGTGAATTAAGGGAATTTTTAGACAATTTTTGGTGAATGTAGGCTATTTAAGAcaaaaataacacaaatttacCTAAATTAACCTAAATTAACATAACTTTATCTAAGTAGAATCGAGGGAGCTCAAATTGACGTTCGTTGACTTAATTGACCTAAGTTGACCTAAGTTGACCTAACTAGTTGAATTAACCACAatttagaccaaagttgaccaATGTTGACTTAAATTGACCGAAGTTGACCTAACTAGTTGAATTTAGgcaattttagttgaatttaggtcattagttgaatttaggtcattttatggttttttagttgaattaatcacaatttagaccaaagtttaccaaagttgacttaaattgaccaaagttgacctaactaattgaatttaggctattttagttgaatttaggtcaatttatgctattttagttgaatttaggtCATTTTATGCTTTTAACTTGAATTAATCACAatttagaccaaagttgacttaaattgacaatttagaccaaagttgacttaaaTTGACAATTTAGACCAAAGTTGAACTAGTTGACTTTAATGCACCTACATTGACAAaaattgaccaaagttgacCTAACTTGAAACAAAAGAAGCATTTGAGTAATTAGTAAGGTGAGATATTAAATACCTGTGTCTCCTTTTGATGGTCAAGTGCATCCCTAAAGAAAGAGAGTCCACTAGCTGTATGGCCACATGAAAAGTGAACCCTAAGCCAACTAACAAAACAAGTAAAGTAAAGTGTTAGTAAAGTAA
This sequence is a window from Spinacia oleracea cultivar Varoflay chromosome 1, BTI_SOV_V1, whole genome shotgun sequence. Protein-coding genes within it:
- the LOC110774841 gene encoding serine/threonine-protein phosphatase 7 long form homolog — encoded protein: MEPTIHPGPRDTSVLTLQAEHRSEDVWGGGMDRLLTCREHVLGLGEWVIHDRVLEFVRLAGFYGVHRLVGGGLALDRSLITALIERWRQETHTFHLAVGEATITLQDVAVLLGLRVHGAPVTGDGTGVWSALVEELLGIRPEPGDDGKPVLQGSSLRMTWLRRHFSQGPPDDAADIVYERFSRAYILALMGSILFADKSGDAVQLVYLPLIRDLRRAGTYSWGSATLAYLYRQMCRAARRRSRDIGGPLILLQLWSWEHIHIGRPRISRVRDAPPPDPEHPIEVDDPSILGTQHQRGVDPLACSWLRVHFSCGHTASGLSFFRDALDHQKETQMTWQPYSETVLGLLPEICRCDRDIWRSVVPLICFDIVEYHYPNRVMRQFGLEQSVPVACDTSVDLHNVDRRHKNKKFEEMHRKYVEEWRDRESRIVQGTPFAGHRERMKEYMDWYCSITRLLITPVTRSPPTTHYQPSSSDIILSHALADLASRCTRAVDSALELPPSLALPLTLDTLRNLSSSCIETLSRVGQEHILQQYDLASSQCTPDTSTSHVSRGRGFRPPRARPPPLTPPLRPLALTSPHPPPPPSPRPPPPPSPRPPPLTPPASPPASQVISSPPLQLLTYRRQKGCSPSQRPEPIAEEDESSFSSSEHSKKQRRT